The following proteins are encoded in a genomic region of Tenacibaculum sp. 190524A05c:
- a CDS encoding Crp/Fnr family transcriptional regulator, whose protein sequence is MHKNVKNHNSSCLDCNNINCIINSNLIKGNHLKLIENKKILKCKKGQQFIMEGALVNGLFIIMEGKAKVFRTGINGREQIVRFAKEGEIIGHRGFGTEEYYPIGAIALEDTLLCSFSKEHLQEALLNNAKLSYDMMLFYANELNRSENKVKTISQMTVRERVIDTLLYINRKFGTTDGFLNLTLSRKEYADYAGTTEEQVIRTFSSLKKEGLINTRARHISIFDVDALKAEISQHNFFLDS, encoded by the coding sequence TTGCATAAAAACGTAAAAAACCATAATAGTTCTTGCTTAGATTGTAATAATATTAATTGTATTATCAACAGCAATCTGATTAAAGGAAATCATCTAAAATTGATTGAAAACAAAAAGATTTTAAAATGTAAAAAGGGACAACAATTTATTATGGAAGGTGCACTTGTAAATGGCCTTTTCATTATTATGGAAGGGAAAGCTAAAGTTTTTAGAACCGGAATAAACGGAAGAGAACAAATTGTTCGTTTCGCTAAAGAAGGGGAAATTATTGGTCATAGAGGATTTGGAACCGAAGAATATTATCCTATTGGAGCAATTGCCTTAGAGGATACGTTATTATGTTCTTTCTCAAAAGAACATCTACAAGAAGCTTTGTTGAATAACGCTAAACTGTCTTATGACATGATGCTATTTTATGCCAATGAATTGAACAGAAGTGAAAATAAAGTAAAGACTATTTCTCAGATGACAGTTCGTGAACGTGTAATTGATACCTTATTATATATCAATAGAAAATTTGGAACCACAGATGGATTCTTGAACTTAACTCTTTCTCGAAAAGAATATGCAGATTATGCAGGAACAACAGAAGAACAAGTTATTAGAACATTTTCTAGCCTAAAAAAGGAAGGGCTTATAAACACACGAGCTAGACATATAAGTATTTTTGATGTTGATGCTTTGAAAGCTGAAATAAGTCAGCATAATTTCTTTCTAGATAGTTAA
- a CDS encoding ABC transporter ATP-binding protein: protein MAYLELKNINKTYGEGKHKTEVLSDINLSIEEGEFVAIVGFTGSGKTTLVNLINGLLEPTSGEVLFKGEPVKGTSHDRGVIFQNYSLLPWLTVGQNVLMAVKEAFPKREKAVWKRKAAHYIEMVGLTPAINKLPKELSGGMRQRVAVARALAMKPDMIIMDEPLGALDALTRGNLQDQILNIWGKDKRTALLITNDVDEGIYMADRIIPLRPGPNATLGPEFKIDIERPRDKTDLNDNASYKKTRNAIIEYLMDIGEERKSEQQNNYVLPDLTPKSFVRV from the coding sequence ATGGCGTATTTAGAATTAAAAAACATCAATAAAACTTACGGAGAAGGTAAACATAAAACAGAAGTTCTTTCAGATATCAATTTATCAATTGAAGAAGGAGAATTTGTAGCCATCGTAGGATTTACAGGTAGTGGTAAAACAACGCTAGTAAATTTAATCAATGGCCTACTTGAGCCTACAAGCGGTGAAGTTTTGTTCAAAGGAGAACCTGTTAAAGGAACTAGTCATGATAGAGGTGTAATTTTCCAAAATTACTCATTGTTGCCATGGCTAACTGTAGGTCAAAATGTATTAATGGCTGTGAAAGAAGCATTTCCAAAAAGAGAAAAAGCAGTTTGGAAAAGAAAAGCTGCTCACTATATAGAAATGGTTGGATTAACTCCAGCGATAAATAAATTACCAAAAGAATTATCCGGTGGTATGCGCCAACGTGTTGCGGTGGCTCGTGCGCTAGCAATGAAACCAGATATGATTATTATGGATGAACCTTTAGGAGCTTTAGATGCTTTAACGAGAGGAAATCTCCAAGATCAAATTTTAAATATTTGGGGAAAGGATAAAAGAACTGCATTACTTATTACGAATGATGTTGATGAAGGAATTTACATGGCTGATCGTATTATTCCTTTGCGTCCAGGACCCAATGCAACTTTAGGCCCAGAATTCAAAATAGATATTGAAAGACCTCGAGATAAAACAGATTTAAATGATAATGCAAGTTACAAGAAAACTCGTAATGCAATAATTGAATATCTAATGGATATAGGTGAAGAGAGAAAATCTGAACAACAAAACAATTATGTTTTACCAGATTTAACTCCTAAGAGTTTTGTAAGAGTATAA
- a CDS encoding type IV pili methyl-accepting chemotaxis transducer N-terminal domain-containing protein yields the protein MVKKSYSLDQRTFNNLSRLYILALSTIAVSVIVSQFLIRKHLKDQQSDSRVINVAGRQRMLSQKLTKEVFLLTSENDSFKSSALKNQIKSTLSLWRLSHESLQTGNDSLGLPGKNSEIIKGKFQEINPIFDTITNAVKSILNSDDSAVFNLNYSTSSIQTIKEREKEFLTKMDDIVNQYDTEAKKKVNWLRRLELFLMLGTLLILLAEFLFIFWPTAKSVRATLAKLLSAEKLAKKMAFDADELSIAREKSVKELKAFSRAMDQTLLSARILPSGAIVHMGAKFSRFFKYSNSSDAFLWDVLSTIENERTQIQELILKNKKTGWQGEVKASTVEGEDLWLEMAIIPYSPTNEKSELLIIASDITEKKIAQVEIDQLKQKSFDEEMSQQQIISRKIIENQEKEQSRIAKDVHDGIGQMLTGLKFNLESINPDDIEKTKLKVSQLKEQTSDIIKGVRTATFNLMPSELSDHGLVPALAKLTKELTRLTGKNIVFVNKSNFDLRLDSLTEINIYRITQEAINNAIKYAESSHILLSVSHSETMLSIVIDDNGKGFNTSQKKKGVGGMGLTFMKERIKYINGRLFLSSEKGKGTRVTLNIPINCPEASGGSGS from the coding sequence ATGGTAAAAAAATCATATTCTTTAGATCAACGAACGTTTAATAATTTAAGTCGTTTGTATATTTTGGCATTAAGTACAATAGCTGTATCAGTTATTGTGAGTCAATTTTTAATACGCAAACATTTAAAAGATCAGCAAAGTGATTCCAGAGTTATTAATGTGGCTGGTCGTCAAAGAATGTTAAGTCAAAAATTAACAAAAGAAGTTTTTCTACTCACTTCAGAAAATGATAGCTTTAAATCATCAGCTTTAAAAAATCAGATTAAAAGCACCTTAAGTTTATGGAGATTATCTCATGAATCTTTACAAACAGGTAATGATTCTTTAGGCTTGCCAGGGAAGAACAGTGAGATAATTAAAGGAAAGTTTCAAGAAATCAATCCGATTTTCGATACTATAACTAATGCTGTAAAAAGTATTTTGAATAGTGATGACTCTGCGGTGTTTAATTTGAATTACTCGACAAGCTCTATTCAAACGATCAAAGAAAGAGAAAAAGAGTTCCTGACAAAAATGGACGATATTGTGAATCAATACGATACCGAGGCTAAGAAAAAAGTAAACTGGTTGAGAAGACTTGAACTTTTTTTAATGCTAGGAACGTTGTTGATTCTTCTGGCGGAATTCCTATTTATTTTTTGGCCCACGGCAAAATCAGTAAGAGCGACCTTGGCAAAGCTGTTATCGGCAGAAAAATTAGCAAAGAAAATGGCTTTTGATGCCGATGAATTAAGTATTGCAAGAGAAAAATCAGTTAAAGAATTAAAAGCGTTTAGTAGAGCGATGGATCAAACTTTATTATCTGCTAGAATACTTCCAAGCGGAGCTATTGTTCATATGGGAGCAAAGTTTTCTCGATTCTTTAAATATTCAAATTCTAGTGACGCTTTTTTATGGGATGTATTGTCAACTATTGAAAATGAGCGAACACAAATTCAGGAACTTATTTTAAAAAATAAGAAAACAGGTTGGCAAGGAGAGGTGAAAGCATCAACGGTAGAAGGTGAAGATTTATGGTTAGAAATGGCTATAATTCCATATAGTCCAACAAATGAAAAATCTGAGCTCTTAATTATTGCCTCAGATATAACAGAAAAGAAAATTGCTCAGGTAGAAATAGATCAGTTAAAACAAAAAAGTTTTGACGAGGAGATGAGTCAGCAACAAATCATTTCAAGAAAAATTATTGAAAATCAGGAAAAGGAACAAAGTAGAATCGCGAAAGATGTTCATGACGGAATCGGACAAATGCTTACAGGGTTAAAGTTTAATCTAGAGAGTATAAATCCGGATGATATTGAGAAAACGAAATTAAAAGTAAGTCAGTTAAAAGAGCAAACAAGTGATATTATAAAAGGAGTTAGAACAGCCACTTTTAACTTAATGCCTTCGGAATTATCTGATCATGGTTTGGTTCCGGCGCTCGCAAAACTTACCAAAGAACTTACACGATTAACAGGTAAGAATATTGTTTTTGTTAATAAGAGTAATTTCGATTTACGTCTAGATTCACTTACTGAAATTAATATCTATAGAATTACTCAAGAAGCGATTAATAATGCAATAAAATATGCAGAATCTTCACATATTTTATTGTCTGTTTCTCATAGTGAAACGATGTTGAGTATCGTTATAGATGATAATGGAAAAGGATTTAATACCAGTCAAAAGAAAAAAGGAGTAGGAGGAATGGGATTAACCTTTATGAAAGAACGAATTAAATATATAAACGGACGATTATTTTTAAGTTCGGAAAAAGGAAAAGGAACAAGAGTTACTTTAAACATACCAATTAACTGTCCCGAAGCTTCGGGAGGTTCAGGTTCTTAA
- a CDS encoding DUF4202 domain-containing protein, whose product MKPTRFETALALIDQKNAGDPNSYTVEGIEFPKELLYSHRMTRRLLQFNPNASKALQLAARAQHICRWEIARDEYPMDRVGYLKWREQLKKMHASITSEILEKAGFDEDYSKRVTALILKKQLKKNEESQQLEDVICLVFLDYYFEEFAAKHTDEKVIDILKKTLKKMSEKGKEEALKVKYSEKSLSLVKQALA is encoded by the coding sequence ATGAAACCAACACGTTTTGAAACTGCGTTAGCATTAATAGATCAGAAAAACGCTGGAGATCCAAATTCATATACTGTAGAAGGAATAGAGTTTCCTAAAGAATTATTGTATTCTCATAGAATGACAAGAAGGTTATTGCAGTTCAATCCGAATGCTTCTAAAGCTTTACAGCTAGCAGCGAGAGCTCAACATATATGTAGGTGGGAAATCGCGAGAGATGAATATCCAATGGATAGAGTTGGGTATTTAAAATGGAGAGAGCAATTGAAGAAAATGCATGCATCTATTACATCTGAAATATTAGAAAAAGCTGGATTTGATGAAGATTACAGTAAAAGAGTTACGGCTTTAATTCTTAAAAAGCAATTGAAAAAGAATGAAGAATCTCAGCAGCTAGAGGATGTTATATGTTTAGTGTTTCTTGATTATTATTTCGAAGAATTCGCTGCAAAGCATACTGATGAAAAAGTAATCGACATCTTGAAGAAAACATTGAAAAAAATGTCTGAAAAAGGTAAAGAAGAGGCGTTAAAAGTTAAGTATTCAGAGAAAAGTTTGTCTCTAGTAAAACAAGCACTAGCATAA
- a CDS encoding alginate export family protein produces the protein MKNKLLLFGLFVMTMNIAEAQFSLSGEFRPRTEFRHGFGSIIPESAEPGLSVATRIRLNAGYKTESYKFFLSLQDVFVWGENRQILPNDQNNSFAVFQAWAEIGLGGGFSTKLGRQVLSYDDQRILGGLDWAQQGRNHDAALLKYKKDSFSADLALAFNQDHENAGGFVNVGNNFNTSGFFTYKVMQMLHLHKGWDKFSGSLLFMNNGFENHSLNLNETVYLQTFGTHLKYKTGALALEANGFLQTGRAIYGANYQDVESGYLAGLEAKYKVSDKVTVGLGAEIISGDSEADATATSAFFPLYGTNHKFNGFMDYFYVGNHANTVGLFDIHASANFKLDEKASLMVKVLNFSGEQELGSGEKQLGTEVDLVYKRGFKGFTIVAGYSHMFASDGMYELKGVAENLAADNQNWAWAMLVIKPKFLNGTK, from the coding sequence ATGAAAAACAAACTTCTTTTATTCGGACTATTTGTAATGACTATGAATATTGCCGAAGCGCAATTTTCTTTAAGCGGTGAATTTAGACCTCGAACAGAATTTAGACATGGTTTTGGAAGTATTATCCCAGAAAGTGCAGAACCTGGATTAAGCGTAGCAACTCGTATTCGATTAAACGCTGGTTACAAAACCGAATCATATAAATTCTTTTTAAGCTTACAAGATGTATTTGTTTGGGGAGAAAATCGTCAAATCTTACCAAACGATCAAAACAATTCTTTCGCGGTATTCCAAGCTTGGGCAGAAATTGGTTTAGGAGGAGGATTTTCAACTAAATTAGGTAGACAAGTTTTATCTTATGATGACCAAAGAATTCTAGGTGGATTAGATTGGGCACAGCAAGGTAGAAATCATGATGCAGCTTTATTAAAATATAAGAAAGACTCTTTTTCAGCTGATTTAGCATTAGCATTTAATCAAGATCATGAAAATGCAGGTGGTTTTGTTAATGTGGGTAATAATTTCAATACTTCTGGATTCTTCACTTATAAAGTTATGCAAATGTTACACTTGCATAAAGGTTGGGATAAATTCTCGGGAAGCTTATTATTCATGAATAACGGATTTGAAAACCATAGCCTTAATTTAAATGAAACGGTGTATTTACAAACTTTTGGAACACATTTAAAATATAAAACCGGCGCTTTAGCTCTTGAAGCAAACGGATTTTTACAAACAGGTAGAGCAATTTATGGTGCCAATTATCAAGATGTAGAAAGTGGTTATTTAGCTGGTTTAGAAGCTAAATATAAAGTATCAGATAAAGTAACTGTTGGTTTAGGAGCAGAAATTATTAGTGGTGATAGTGAAGCTGATGCTACAGCTACTTCTGCGTTTTTCCCTTTGTACGGAACAAACCATAAGTTTAATGGATTCATGGATTATTTCTATGTAGGAAATCATGCAAATACTGTTGGATTATTTGATATTCATGCGAGTGCAAACTTTAAATTAGATGAAAAAGCTAGTTTAATGGTTAAAGTATTAAACTTCAGCGGAGAACAAGAATTAGGAAGCGGAGAAAAGCAATTAGGAACTGAAGTAGACTTAGTTTACAAACGTGGATTTAAAGGATTTACAATTGTAGCAGGATACTCTCATATGTTTGCTTCAGACGGAATGTATGAATTAAAAGGTGTAGCTGAGAATTTAGCTGCAGATAACCAAAACTGGGCTTGGGCTATGTTAGTTATCAAACCAAAATTCTTAAACGGAACTAAATAA
- a CDS encoding ABC transporter permease: MKQSVTVNKSAEAKWAEGIKNAISKFKIKLPRLDLVTIFQKAIIPLISIISFIGVWYIGAEALRQREINFRIEKTLADQGQLAADQLKACFASGGTDCQTNTLPSPSQVWSSLQTLIQDHYVITKDKADFASKTASLNATRVALGKDPIVYTGRPSFVDIVLTSLKTVFAGFLLALFIAVPIGIVIGLSEKLRSAFNWFIQIFKPVSPVVWYLLVFMIVKTLLIGTSTDNSFIISFISVGLCAMWATLVNTAVGVSTVDKDFINVAKVLKLGPLQKVFKVILPSSLPLIFTGLRITLSVAWMVLIAIELLAQSPGLGLFVWEEFQNGANDSNSKIIVAMFVIGIIGFLLDRFMLTIQNMVSFNKSDGI, encoded by the coding sequence ATGAAACAAAGTGTAACAGTAAATAAATCTGCAGAAGCAAAATGGGCTGAAGGAATTAAGAATGCTATTTCTAAATTCAAAATCAAACTCCCAAGACTTGACCTTGTAACAATTTTTCAAAAAGCAATCATACCTCTTATTTCAATTATAAGTTTCATTGGAGTATGGTACATCGGTGCAGAGGCATTACGTCAAAGAGAAATCAATTTTAGAATAGAAAAAACATTAGCAGATCAAGGGCAATTGGCTGCGGATCAACTTAAGGCTTGTTTTGCTTCAGGTGGTACAGATTGCCAAACCAATACATTACCATCTCCAAGTCAAGTTTGGTCTTCGCTTCAAACTTTAATTCAAGATCATTATGTAATTACAAAAGATAAAGCTGACTTTGCAAGTAAAACAGCTTCTTTAAATGCTACAAGAGTAGCTCTAGGAAAGGATCCTATTGTATATACAGGTAGACCATCTTTCGTAGACATTGTTCTTACAAGTTTAAAAACTGTATTTGCTGGATTTTTATTGGCCTTATTTATCGCTGTACCTATTGGAATTGTGATAGGTTTAAGTGAGAAATTAAGAAGTGCTTTTAATTGGTTCATTCAAATTTTCAAACCAGTTTCTCCAGTAGTTTGGTACTTATTAGTTTTTATGATTGTAAAAACCTTACTCATCGGAACGAGCACAGACAATTCATTCATTATTTCTTTTATAAGCGTTGGATTATGTGCCATGTGGGCAACTTTAGTAAATACTGCGGTAGGTGTTTCTACAGTTGACAAAGACTTTATTAATGTAGCTAAAGTTTTAAAACTTGGACCATTACAAAAAGTATTCAAAGTAATACTTCCATCGTCATTACCATTAATTTTTACGGGTCTACGAATTACATTATCAGTCGCTTGGATGGTACTAATTGCAATTGAATTATTAGCACAAAGTCCAGGATTAGGCTTATTTGTATGGGAAGAATTCCAAAATGGAGCTAACGATTCTAACTCAAAAATTATAGTTGCCATGTTCGTTATTGGAATTATTGGATTCTTATTAGATCGATTCATGCTAACCATACAAAACATGGTTTCTTTCAACAAAAGTGACGGAATTTAA
- a CDS encoding ABC transporter ATP-binding protein — MLDLKNLKKVYPTPKGDYIVLEDLNLQIMKEEFVTIIGHSGCGKTTMLSMIAGLNEITGGSISVLGNPIKGPGPDRGVIFQAPSLMPWMTSLQNVLLGVNQVFPHATKKQRNDIAKYYLQKVGLEDAFHKKASELSQGMQQRVGIARAFAIKPKVLLLDEPFGMLDSLTRGELQDILIEIWNKEKITAVMITHDVDEAIFLADRVVMMTSGPKAKIGDILEIDFERPRTRKTVLEHDDYYKYRKHLIDFLEH, encoded by the coding sequence ATGTTGGATTTAAAAAACCTTAAAAAGGTATATCCAACTCCTAAAGGAGACTACATCGTCCTTGAAGATCTGAACCTTCAAATAATGAAAGAAGAGTTTGTTACCATAATCGGTCATTCTGGTTGTGGAAAAACAACTATGCTTTCTATGATAGCTGGTTTAAACGAAATTACAGGAGGAAGTATATCTGTTCTAGGAAATCCTATTAAAGGACCAGGACCAGATAGAGGTGTAATTTTCCAAGCTCCTAGCTTAATGCCATGGATGACTTCTTTACAAAATGTTTTATTGGGCGTTAATCAAGTATTTCCTCATGCTACAAAAAAGCAGCGAAATGATATTGCAAAGTATTACCTACAAAAAGTAGGACTGGAAGATGCTTTTCATAAAAAAGCTAGCGAATTATCACAAGGAATGCAACAGAGAGTTGGTATTGCAAGAGCATTTGCCATTAAACCGAAAGTTTTATTGTTAGATGAACCTTTTGGAATGCTAGATTCCTTAACCAGAGGTGAGCTTCAAGATATTCTAATTGAAATCTGGAACAAAGAAAAAATTACAGCAGTAATGATTACTCATGATGTTGATGAAGCAATTTTTCTAGCGGATAGAGTGGTAATGATGACTAGTGGGCCAAAAGCTAAAATTGGAGATATTTTAGAAATCGATTTTGAAAGACCAAGAACAAGAAAGACAGTTCTTGAACATGACGATTATTATAAATACAGAAAACACTTAATAGATTTTTTAGAACATTAA
- a CDS encoding CmpA/NrtA family ABC transporter substrate-binding protein — MKKIKSLLDKSILILCATVFLISCGGKEKKEAEAKVEEKKEVSKTKTLDIEKPQLTFGFIKLTDMAPLAIAKEKGFFEDEGLFVSVEAQSNWKNVLDRVIDGQLDGSHMLAGQPIAAGAGFGRQAELVTAFSMDLNGNGITVSNDVWSKMKPNIPAGEDGKPIHPIKADALKPVIEDYKKSGKAFKMGMVFPVSTHNYEIRYWLAAAGIHPGMYTADNVQGQIDAEVLLSVTPPPQMPATLESGTIYGYCVGEPWNQQAVFKGIGVPVTTNYDIWKNNPEKVFVMTKKFIDENPNTAVAVTKALIRAGKWLDEPGNRKEAVQILSKPQYVGAPESVLANSMTGTFEFEKGNKREMPDFNVFYKYNATYPFYSDGIWFLTQMRRWGQIPEKKSTEWYSETIKKIYRPDIWKKAATLLVEEGHIPAADIPETDGYKPSTNDFIDGKKYDAKDPIAYINSFKIGNKDE; from the coding sequence ATGAAAAAAATAAAATCTTTACTAGACAAATCTATTTTGATATTATGTGCTACTGTTTTTCTTATCTCATGTGGAGGAAAAGAAAAGAAAGAAGCAGAAGCAAAAGTTGAAGAGAAAAAAGAAGTCTCTAAAACAAAGACTTTAGATATTGAAAAACCTCAATTAACATTTGGTTTTATAAAATTAACAGATATGGCTCCTTTGGCTATCGCCAAGGAAAAAGGATTCTTTGAAGATGAAGGTTTATTTGTTTCTGTTGAAGCTCAATCGAACTGGAAGAATGTTTTAGATAGAGTAATTGATGGACAATTAGATGGCTCACATATGCTAGCAGGACAACCTATTGCGGCTGGAGCTGGATTTGGTAGACAAGCTGAATTAGTTACTGCATTTTCTATGGACCTTAATGGAAATGGAATTACAGTATCAAACGACGTTTGGTCTAAAATGAAACCAAATATTCCAGCAGGAGAAGATGGAAAGCCAATTCATCCGATTAAAGCAGATGCTCTAAAGCCTGTTATTGAAGATTACAAAAAATCTGGTAAAGCTTTTAAAATGGGAATGGTATTTCCTGTATCTACTCATAACTACGAGATTCGTTATTGGTTAGCTGCAGCTGGAATTCACCCGGGAATGTATACTGCAGATAATGTACAAGGGCAAATTGATGCTGAAGTATTATTATCAGTAACTCCACCGCCACAAATGCCAGCAACCTTAGAATCAGGTACAATTTACGGATACTGTGTAGGAGAACCTTGGAACCAACAAGCTGTTTTTAAAGGAATTGGAGTTCCTGTAACTACAAACTACGATATCTGGAAAAACAACCCAGAAAAGGTATTTGTAATGACTAAAAAGTTCATTGATGAAAATCCGAATACAGCGGTTGCAGTAACTAAAGCTTTAATTAGAGCAGGTAAATGGTTAGATGAACCAGGAAACAGAAAAGAAGCTGTTCAAATTTTATCTAAACCACAATATGTAGGAGCACCAGAATCGGTATTAGCAAATTCTATGACAGGAACTTTTGAATTCGAAAAAGGAAATAAAAGAGAGATGCCAGATTTCAATGTATTCTATAAATACAATGCTACGTATCCTTTCTATTCTGACGGTATTTGGTTCTTAACTCAAATGCGTCGTTGGGGACAAATTCCAGAGAAAAAATCTACTGAATGGTATTCAGAAACGATCAAGAAAATTTACAGACCAGATATCTGGAAAAAAGCAGCTACTCTTTTAGTTGAAGAAGGGCATATTCCTGCAGCTGATATTCCAGAAACTGACGGATACAAACCATCTACAAACGACTTTATAGATGGAAAAAAATACGATGCTAAAGATCCAATCGCGTATATCAATAGCTTCAAAATAGGTAATAAGGACGAATAA
- a CDS encoding response regulator transcription factor, translating to MVDISVVLVDDHVLVRDGIRALLEDQEKIKVIDEASNGIDALKIVEKLNESVVLIVDIRMPEMNGIEVVQEINTTFKDKDIKTLVLSMHDSEEYVVKSIQAGADGYLLKGSSKEEFIKALSKIASGDKYFSGDVSGAIMNNFVKGGSTTISESKQEPSKNPFKLTKRESQILTLILELKNNKDIAEELKISKRTVEVHRFNLMKKLNVKNVMELNNKAKEYNLI from the coding sequence ATGGTAGATATTAGTGTTGTGTTAGTTGATGATCATGTTCTGGTTAGAGACGGAATTAGAGCCCTATTAGAAGATCAGGAAAAGATTAAAGTTATAGATGAAGCATCTAATGGAATTGATGCACTTAAAATAGTTGAAAAACTTAATGAATCTGTTGTTTTAATCGTAGATATTCGAATGCCTGAAATGAATGGAATTGAGGTTGTTCAAGAAATAAATACAACATTTAAAGATAAAGATATTAAGACATTAGTATTGTCTATGCACGATTCTGAAGAATACGTTGTGAAATCAATTCAAGCAGGAGCAGATGGGTATTTGTTAAAAGGATCGAGCAAAGAAGAATTTATAAAAGCTCTTAGTAAAATAGCCTCAGGAGATAAATATTTTAGTGGAGATGTTTCTGGAGCTATAATGAACAATTTCGTAAAAGGAGGATCAACAACAATTTCTGAAAGTAAACAAGAGCCTTCAAAGAATCCATTTAAACTCACAAAAAGAGAAAGTCAGATTCTTACATTAATTTTAGAATTGAAGAATAACAAAGACATTGCCGAAGAACTGAAAATAAGTAAACGAACTGTTGAGGTACATCGTTTTAACTTAATGAAAAAGTTGAATGTGAAAAATGTTATGGAGTTAAATAACAAGGCTAAAGAATACAACTTAATCTAA
- the nirD gene encoding nitrite reductase small subunit NirD — MIDAIEKYASVVNTEVNSWFKAGSVSDFPENSGACVKYKDKQIAVFNFKLMNKWYACQNLCPHKMEMVLSLGLIGDKNGVPKVACPLHKKNFSLEDGSGLTDESLRIAVYPVKIEGGNVYIGFSD, encoded by the coding sequence ATGATAGATGCGATTGAGAAATATGCTTCAGTTGTAAATACAGAAGTTAACAGCTGGTTTAAAGCAGGAAGCGTAAGCGATTTTCCAGAGAATAGTGGAGCTTGTGTAAAGTATAAAGACAAGCAAATAGCGGTTTTTAATTTTAAATTGATGAACAAGTGGTATGCCTGTCAAAATTTATGTCCACATAAAATGGAAATGGTACTATCACTAGGTTTAATTGGAGATAAAAATGGAGTTCCAAAAGTTGCTTGTCCGTTACACAAAAAGAATTTTTCGTTAGAAGATGGATCAGGTTTAACAGATGAAAGTTTGAGAATTGCCGTATATCCAGTAAAAATTGAAGGAGGAAATGTGTATATTGGTTTTTCAGATTAA